The Ascaphus truei isolate aAscTru1 chromosome 3, aAscTru1.hap1, whole genome shotgun sequence genome includes a region encoding these proteins:
- the LOC142490587 gene encoding uncharacterized protein LOC142490587 has protein sequence MTVLERMIALQEETVSQLAHLHRVFIEVPKQLQKINTSFEALVVQQTQANYWRMTNVPQFNTSQPGSVHAGQFSPHSSDIHSPGPNVTGQVADIAVQVPDHILPLPSVQIQQQTPTKEATKTKQDTHETDQPSLVQCLPTCSHVSVGTSPVREQSLPKSPVGESLPKSPVGESLPKSPVGESLPKSPVGESLPKSPVGESLPKSPVGESLPKSPVGESLATSPVGYTNMGGHSTDASP, from the coding sequence atgacagtgctggaaaggatgattgcactgcaggaagaaacagtttcacaattggcacatctccacagagtcttcattgaagtgcctaaacagttgcaaaaaatcaacacctcattcgaagcattagttgttcagcaaacacaagctaattactggagaatgactaatgtaccacaattcaacacctcacagccaggatctgttcatgcaggtcagttttcaccacattcatctgatattcattcaccaggcccaaatgttaccggtcaagtagcagacattgctgtgcaggttcctgatcacatcctaccgctgccatctgtacaaattcagcagcagacacctacaaaggaggcgacaaaaacaaaacaagacacacatgaaacagaccaaccatcacttgtgcagtgtctaccaacttgctcacatgtgtcagtgggcacaagccctgtccgtgaacagtcactacccaaaagccctgtaggtgagtcactgcccaaaagccctgtaggtgaatcgctgcccaaaagccctgtaggtgaatcgctgcccaaaagccctgtaggtgaatcgctgcccaaaagccctgtaggtgaatcactgcccaaaagccctgtaggtgaatcactgcccaaaagccctgtaggtgagtcactggccacaagccctgtag